Proteins found in one Methylobacter sp. S3L5C genomic segment:
- a CDS encoding metallophosphoesterase — protein sequence MNQQNKILFAGDPHGNFKPLIAAAHKYRPEAIILLGDYDLDMPLESCLEEIDGVTEIWWIAGNHDFESPEKYNNLFNSAFSDRDLHLKVTEIAGLRVAGLSGVFLGRVWYPPQQPKWLGKQHYLHNQSASMQSSEMALKYKSAIWHDEFEALKALKADILVSHEAPGSHRHGFKVIGELAAAMGVKHIFHGHLHENYASIIRNNIKVSGVANGAVTNLFGNMLSEK from the coding sequence ATGAACCAACAGAATAAAATCTTGTTTGCTGGTGATCCGCATGGAAATTTTAAGCCTTTGATAGCCGCTGCTCATAAATACCGGCCGGAAGCTATCATTTTACTGGGTGATTATGATCTGGATATGCCGTTAGAAAGTTGTTTAGAGGAAATTGATGGCGTCACTGAAATTTGGTGGATTGCCGGAAATCATGATTTTGAATCGCCTGAAAAATACAACAATTTATTTAACTCGGCTTTTTCTGATAGAGATTTACACTTAAAAGTTACTGAAATAGCAGGGCTTAGAGTCGCCGGATTAAGTGGTGTTTTTCTTGGTAGGGTATGGTATCCACCGCAACAACCCAAATGGTTGGGTAAGCAGCATTACTTGCATAATCAGTCCGCTAGTATGCAGAGTTCGGAGATGGCGCTAAAGTATAAATCAGCTATTTGGCATGATGAATTTGAGGCATTAAAGGCTCTGAAAGCAGACATTTTAGTATCACATGAAGCGCCGGGGTCTCATCGACATGGTTTTAAGGTGATTGGTGAATTAGCGGCGGCAATGGGGGTAAAGCATATATTTCATGGCCATCTCCATGAGAATTATGCCAGTATTATTAGAAATAATATTAAAGTCAGTGGCGTCGCTAACGGTGCGGTAACAAATTTGTTTGGTAATATGCTAAGTGAAAAATGA
- a CDS encoding NAD(P)-dependent methylenetetrahydromethanopterin dehydrogenase: MEKRSILHMLDPMPNNSPFDINMAMDAGFDVLMPYSNVKLDSIYRLTQDAIFSRGPTGVKRTGIFIGGRDLGLAMDMLDASQQAMVPPFEVSVFADPSGAFTTAAALVACVEKELKVTHGKELKDCTALVFGGTGPVGIATGIIASLAGAKTALVDHLLLETAEDVAKAYNRRFGCTLKGACASSEADKAQLVATADIIFCVAKAGVQVLSLAVLKEARQLKVAGDVNAVPPMGIEGIKRSDLGAPLIHAINAQGAVGVGALAVGNVKYKLQNEMLKLMLETDKPLYLDFREAFNKARDIV; encoded by the coding sequence ATGGAGAAACGTAGCATTCTTCACATGCTTGACCCCATGCCAAACAATAGTCCATTTGATATTAACATGGCGATGGACGCAGGATTTGATGTGCTTATGCCTTATAGTAATGTCAAATTAGACAGTATTTACAGGCTCACTCAGGATGCTATTTTTTCCCGTGGTCCAACAGGTGTCAAGCGCACCGGAATCTTTATTGGTGGCCGTGATTTAGGGTTGGCTATGGATATGCTGGATGCCAGTCAACAAGCTATGGTTCCGCCTTTTGAAGTATCTGTTTTTGCCGATCCTAGTGGTGCATTTACTACAGCGGCAGCATTGGTTGCCTGTGTAGAAAAAGAGTTAAAGGTAACACATGGTAAAGAATTAAAAGACTGTACTGCACTGGTTTTTGGTGGAACGGGACCTGTCGGTATTGCTACGGGAATTATCGCTTCCTTGGCGGGTGCCAAGACAGCATTGGTCGACCATTTATTGCTTGAGACGGCCGAAGATGTCGCCAAGGCTTATAATCGTCGGTTTGGTTGTACGCTGAAAGGTGCCTGTGCTAGTTCTGAAGCTGATAAAGCCCAATTGGTGGCTACCGCTGATATTATTTTTTGTGTCGCCAAAGCGGGTGTTCAGGTACTCAGTTTGGCTGTTTTAAAAGAGGCCAGGCAATTAAAAGTGGCTGGTGATGTTAATGCGGTTCCGCCAATGGGTATAGAAGGTATCAAGCGCAGTGATTTAGGCGCGCCTTTAATTCATGCAATCAATGCACAAGGCGCAGTAGGTGTCGGAGCCTTGGCCGTGGGCAATGTTAAATACAAGCTTCAGAATGAGATGTTAAAATTAATGCTTGAAACGGATAAGCCATTATATCTTGATTTTAGAGAAGCCTTTAATAAGGCCAGGGATATAGTTTAG
- a CDS encoding NAD(P)-dependent methylenetetrahydromethanopterin dehydrogenase yields MEKPFILHMLTTAKNLSPFDVNMALDAGWVSALPYINVEASEVQGLVQDAIFSRSAKNLKRTGIFIGGRDTKQAMDMLKTAKRSMVPPFEVSVFADPSGAFTTAAGMVAAVEHELITKFNTTLAGKNILALGGTGPVGQAAAVIAAQAGANVRIIGRQLEKAQHIAELCSNEFGDGKITITAGADADKAEYMKTADVVFATGAAGIELLSAELIASAPQLKVAADVNAVPPSGIAGVDAFHNGKPIEGSNSGAVGIGALAIGNIKYHAQNRLLKKMIECDKPVYLHFEHAFEVARAYVKSKA; encoded by the coding sequence ATGGAAAAACCATTTATTTTACACATGCTAACCACTGCTAAAAACTTAAGTCCTTTTGACGTCAATATGGCGCTGGATGCAGGATGGGTTTCTGCATTACCTTATATAAACGTTGAAGCCAGCGAAGTTCAAGGACTTGTACAAGATGCTATTTTTTCGCGCAGTGCAAAAAACTTAAAACGCACCGGTATTTTTATCGGCGGCCGCGATACCAAACAAGCCATGGATATGTTGAAAACAGCCAAGCGGTCAATGGTTCCACCTTTTGAAGTTTCTGTTTTTGCTGATCCTAGCGGTGCTTTTACAACTGCTGCTGGAATGGTTGCCGCTGTAGAGCATGAGTTAATTACAAAATTTAACACGACCTTGGCAGGTAAAAATATTCTTGCCTTAGGTGGAACAGGTCCTGTTGGTCAAGCCGCAGCAGTCATTGCGGCTCAGGCAGGTGCCAACGTAAGGATAATTGGTAGACAACTGGAAAAAGCTCAGCATATTGCTGAACTGTGTAGCAATGAATTTGGTGACGGTAAAATTACCATTACCGCAGGTGCTGATGCTGACAAAGCTGAATATATGAAAACTGCTGATGTTGTTTTTGCAACCGGTGCAGCAGGTATTGAGTTGCTGAGCGCTGAGTTAATTGCCTCAGCTCCACAGTTGAAAGTTGCTGCAGATGTTAATGCGGTGCCGCCCTCAGGCATAGCCGGTGTTGATGCATTTCATAATGGCAAGCCTATTGAAGGTTCGAACAGTGGTGCTGTTGGCATAGGCGCTCTGGCTATTGGTAATATTAAATACCATGCACAGAATCGCTTGTTGAAAAAAATGATCGAATGCGATAAGCCGGTTTATTTGCATTTTGAACATGCCTTTGAAGTAGCCAGAGCTTATGTTAAGTCAAAAGCTTAA
- the acs gene encoding acetate--CoA ligase, producing MSDFKIYDVKPAMAAQAHITAETYKTMYQHSIDKPEAFWAAQAEQFLVWSKRWDSVMDCDYSKGIIRWFAGGKLNVSVNCIDRHLETRGDQVAIIWEGDNPSHDKKITYRQLHEDVCKFASVLKTQGVKKGDRVCIYLPMISESATVMLACTRIGAVHSIVFGGFSADALKDRILDSNCKYVVCADEGYRGGKTTPIKANVDLAATSCPQLQKVIVIKNTASTIDWQNGRDIWYHEAMAKASVDCPAEAMDAEDPLFILYTSGSTGKPKGIVHTTGGYLLYAAMTHKYVFDYHDGDIYWCTADIGWITGHSYMIYGPLCNGATTLMFEGVPTYPEADRFWRVIDKHQVNIFYTAPTAIRALMAQGNDFVTRTDRSSLRILGSVGEPINPEAWEWYYHVVGNGQCPVMDTWWQTETGGILITPLPGVTALKPGSATLPFFGIKPEIMDNQGAIMDGVAEGILVISSPWPGQARTIYGDHPRFIDTYFKNYPGYYFAGDGARRDKDGYYWITGRVDDVINVSGHRMGTAEIESALVLHEQVAEAAVVGYPHDIKGQGIYAYVTLNVGIEPSEALRKELVDLVRKEIGAIANPDIIQWAPGLPKTRSGKIMRRILRKVAANELDNLGDTSTLADPSVVEEIIDHRANK from the coding sequence ATGTCAGACTTTAAGATTTATGATGTAAAACCAGCCATGGCCGCTCAGGCGCATATTACTGCCGAAACCTATAAAACTATGTATCAACATTCGATTGATAAGCCGGAAGCTTTTTGGGCAGCGCAGGCGGAGCAATTTTTAGTTTGGAGCAAGCGCTGGGATAGCGTTATGGATTGTGATTATTCAAAAGGCATTATACGTTGGTTTGCCGGCGGGAAACTTAACGTGAGTGTCAACTGCATTGATCGTCATCTTGAAACGCGCGGTGATCAGGTGGCTATTATCTGGGAAGGCGATAACCCTTCTCATGATAAAAAAATTACTTATAGGCAATTGCATGAGGACGTTTGTAAATTTGCCAGCGTTTTAAAAACGCAGGGTGTTAAAAAAGGTGACCGGGTTTGTATTTACTTGCCCATGATTAGCGAGTCGGCAACGGTAATGCTGGCCTGTACAAGGATTGGTGCCGTGCACTCGATTGTTTTTGGCGGATTTTCGGCGGATGCTTTAAAAGACCGGATACTGGATTCAAATTGCAAGTATGTCGTTTGCGCGGATGAAGGTTATCGTGGCGGTAAAACGACACCGATTAAAGCCAATGTTGACCTGGCAGCGACTTCTTGTCCACAGCTTCAAAAAGTCATTGTTATAAAAAATACCGCCAGCACCATTGACTGGCAGAATGGCCGTGATATCTGGTATCACGAGGCAATGGCAAAGGCTTCAGTTGACTGTCCCGCTGAAGCTATGGATGCTGAAGATCCTTTGTTTATCTTGTATACATCCGGTTCGACGGGTAAACCCAAGGGTATTGTGCATACCACCGGGGGGTATTTGTTATATGCGGCCATGACCCATAAGTATGTGTTTGATTATCATGACGGTGATATCTATTGGTGTACTGCCGACATAGGTTGGATTACCGGGCATTCTTATATGATTTACGGGCCCTTGTGCAACGGCGCGACCACTTTGATGTTTGAAGGTGTACCTACTTATCCTGAAGCAGATCGTTTTTGGCGAGTGATTGATAAGCATCAGGTCAATATTTTCTATACCGCACCAACGGCAATTCGTGCATTAATGGCTCAGGGTAATGACTTTGTTACCCGCACGGATCGTAGCAGTCTGCGTATTTTGGGTAGTGTCGGCGAGCCTATTAATCCGGAGGCATGGGAATGGTATTACCACGTCGTTGGTAACGGGCAATGTCCGGTCATGGATACCTGGTGGCAAACTGAAACGGGTGGCATATTAATCACCCCGTTGCCCGGTGTTACTGCTTTAAAACCGGGTTCGGCAACCTTGCCATTTTTCGGTATCAAGCCGGAAATCATGGATAATCAGGGTGCCATTATGGACGGTGTCGCAGAAGGTATTTTGGTCATCAGTAGCCCATGGCCAGGTCAGGCACGGACAATATATGGGGATCATCCTCGCTTTATTGATACGTATTTTAAAAACTATCCCGGTTATTATTTTGCCGGTGATGGTGCACGTCGGGATAAAGATGGTTATTACTGGATTACCGGGCGTGTCGATGATGTGATTAATGTGTCGGGCCACAGAATGGGTACGGCAGAAATTGAAAGTGCCTTGGTGTTGCATGAACAAGTCGCAGAAGCTGCTGTTGTCGGTTATCCGCATGATATTAAAGGTCAGGGAATTTACGCTTATGTGACGTTGAATGTTGGCATTGAGCCCTCGGAAGCACTGAGAAAAGAGTTGGTTGATTTGGTTAGAAAAGAAATTGGTGCCATTGCCAATCCTGATATTATTCAATGGGCTCCCGGTTTACCCAAAACCCGCTCAGGTAAAATCATGCGCCGTATTTTGCGAAAAGTGGCCGCTAATGAACTGGATAATCTGGGCGATACCTCCACACTGGCGGATCCGTCGGTAGTTGAAGAAATTATTGATCATCGCGCCAATAAATAA
- a CDS encoding amino acid permease — protein MSLQIFRTKPVVSHDDQDHVLKRCLSAWDLAFLGVGAIIGTGIFVLTGIAAATQAGPAVILSFIIAGIACAFAALSYAELSSSVGGCGSAYGYSYAAFGELIAFIIGWDLLLEYGISVAAVANGWSGYFNNALTAIGLPLPEVLTKAPKLGGIINLPAFAIILLLMCLLIVGVKHSAKANNVMVVVKLITITVFIGVAVFNVHPANWDPFMPFGWFQTLPDGKTTGVLAGASLVFFSYVGFDAVSTAAEEAKNPQRDLPFGIVASLVFCTVIYIIVAGLLTGIVHYSDLNVSSPVSHALTLLGYNWASALISTGVIAGLTTVMLVLYFGLTRIIFAMSRDGLLSSFFNKVDPDTQTPVRVIVLCGVIMALVAGFMPLGDLAELVNIGTLAAFVLVCLGVIVLRITKPDMVRPFRSPLSPLFPVLGMLSCGALMAFLPGITWLRFLIWLVIGLIVYFGYSMQHSKLAKSGQVR, from the coding sequence ATGTCGCTGCAAATTTTTCGTACAAAACCAGTCGTTTCGCATGATGATCAGGATCACGTACTTAAGCGTTGCCTGTCGGCATGGGATCTGGCTTTTCTCGGCGTAGGTGCGATTATAGGCACGGGTATTTTTGTCTTGACGGGTATTGCTGCCGCAACGCAAGCCGGTCCTGCTGTCATTTTATCGTTTATTATTGCGGGTATTGCCTGCGCCTTCGCGGCACTTTCTTATGCCGAGTTGTCATCGTCTGTCGGTGGTTGTGGTAGTGCTTATGGTTATAGTTATGCGGCTTTTGGCGAGTTGATTGCTTTTATTATCGGTTGGGATTTGTTATTGGAATATGGTATTTCAGTGGCAGCAGTCGCCAACGGCTGGTCCGGTTATTTTAATAATGCACTCACGGCAATCGGACTGCCATTACCGGAGGTACTTACAAAAGCACCCAAGCTTGGTGGCATTATCAATTTACCGGCTTTCGCTATTATCCTGCTGTTAATGTGCCTGTTAATTGTGGGGGTAAAACATAGCGCCAAAGCCAATAATGTCATGGTCGTTGTTAAGCTCATTACCATCACTGTATTTATCGGTGTTGCGGTATTCAATGTTCACCCGGCAAATTGGGATCCTTTTATGCCGTTTGGCTGGTTTCAAACCTTGCCTGACGGAAAAACAACCGGCGTTTTGGCAGGCGCATCGCTGGTGTTTTTTTCTTATGTGGGTTTTGATGCGGTGTCTACTGCCGCTGAAGAAGCCAAAAATCCGCAACGAGACCTGCCTTTTGGTATCGTTGCCTCACTGGTTTTTTGTACCGTTATTTATATTATAGTCGCGGGATTACTGACCGGTATCGTCCACTATTCTGATCTGAATGTTTCCTCTCCTGTTTCTCATGCACTAACTCTGCTGGGTTACAACTGGGCATCGGCACTGATTTCAACCGGTGTTATCGCAGGTCTTACTACGGTTATGTTGGTGTTGTACTTCGGCTTGACACGTATTATCTTCGCGATGTCGCGGGATGGCTTGTTGTCATCTTTTTTTAACAAAGTTGACCCCGATACTCAAACGCCGGTACGTGTTATTGTGCTTTGCGGCGTTATTATGGCCCTTGTTGCAGGTTTTATGCCGTTGGGCGATTTGGCCGAACTGGTTAATATTGGTACTTTGGCAGCATTCGTGCTGGTGTGTTTAGGGGTGATCGTTCTGCGTATTACCAAACCGGACATGGTGCGGCCTTTTCGTTCGCCACTCAGTCCCTTGTTTCCTGTGTTGGGTATGCTGTCATGTGGAGCCCTAATGGCATTTCTGCCGGGTATCACCTGGCTGCGTTTCCTTATCTGGCTGGTTATCGGTTTGATTGTCTATTTTGGTTATTCAATGCAGCACAGCAAATTGGCGAAATCTGGCCAAGTGCGCTGA
- a CDS encoding L,D-transpeptidase family protein → MKIRTLFVCSLLLLAVVGNVCAATYNLPEVNGDRVVASSTGDTVTITVDHDQTLLDIARHFNLGQTEIVTLNPNLDRWLIKKDTVVRLPNRRILPDSPHEGITLNIAEYRMYYYPANQPGTVRSYAHGVGRQDWQTPLGKTTVSKKVKDPSWHPPESIRREHAANGDPLPVVVPPGPNNPLGAYALYLNLPGDYRIHGTDVDKIFGIGMQITHGCVRMYPEDIEALYNSVPLGTSVYIVKQPVKVGWLNNTLYVEAHPDLEGEEKTQDQRYAAALSLIQKANNDELPEFDQVALNKALKDLDGTPVPLYERLPPLEGEIPFIEPEPIPEPIAKIKKPTPVIVTKTKKPAATITTKNSKPGSVTTTKNTKKLPAITVKSKKQEPVTTAKSKKQVTTTTSKTKKAVPKTVTKSQNNQAGYYRGS, encoded by the coding sequence ATGAAAATCCGTACCCTCTTTGTTTGTTCATTGTTATTGCTAGCTGTCGTTGGTAATGTTTGTGCTGCAACTTATAATTTGCCGGAAGTTAACGGTGACAGAGTTGTTGCTTCGTCAACAGGAGATACTGTCACAATAACAGTAGATCATGACCAAACGTTATTAGATATTGCCAGACATTTTAATCTGGGACAAACAGAAATAGTCACTTTAAATCCCAATCTTGATCGCTGGCTTATTAAAAAAGATACTGTTGTACGCTTGCCAAATCGACGTATTTTACCGGACAGCCCTCATGAAGGTATTACGTTAAATATTGCTGAATATCGCATGTACTATTATCCTGCCAACCAACCAGGCACAGTAAGATCTTACGCACATGGCGTAGGCAGACAAGACTGGCAAACCCCATTGGGTAAGACCACTGTTTCAAAAAAAGTGAAAGATCCCTCATGGCATCCACCTGAATCAATCAGACGCGAGCATGCGGCAAACGGCGATCCTTTACCGGTTGTCGTCCCACCTGGCCCCAACAACCCTTTAGGCGCTTACGCCTTGTATCTCAATCTTCCAGGGGATTATCGAATTCATGGAACTGACGTTGATAAAATTTTTGGCATAGGTATGCAAATAACGCATGGCTGTGTACGGATGTACCCTGAAGATATCGAAGCTTTATATAATTCAGTTCCGCTGGGAACTTCAGTTTATATTGTTAAACAACCCGTCAAGGTTGGCTGGTTAAATAATACCCTTTATGTTGAAGCCCATCCTGATTTGGAAGGTGAAGAAAAAACTCAGGATCAACGCTATGCAGCCGCTTTAAGCCTTATTCAAAAAGCCAATAATGATGAGCTTCCAGAGTTTGACCAGGTAGCTTTAAACAAGGCACTTAAAGATTTGGATGGAACACCTGTACCTCTTTATGAAAGATTACCTCCATTGGAAGGAGAAATACCCTTCATTGAACCAGAGCCTATTCCAGAACCCATCGCTAAAATCAAAAAGCCGACTCCAGTCATTGTGACTAAAACTAAAAAACCGGCGGCAACAATAACGACCAAGAATTCAAAACCCGGATCAGTAACCACAACTAAAAACACTAAAAAATTACCGGCAATTACCGTTAAATCGAAAAAACAAGAACCAGTAACAACCGCTAAAAGTAAAAAGCAAGTAACAACGACTACCAGTAAGACCAAGAAAGCAGTGCCTAAAACAGTCACTAAAAGCCAGAACAATCAGGCTGGTTATTATCGTGGATCTTAA
- the rlmA gene encoding 23S rRNA (guanine(745)-N(1))-methyltransferase has protein sequence MQQVIEVPNTLYLCPVCREPLQLNQSGKNYACQNRHSFDLAKEGYLNLLPVQDKHSKEPGDSKEMMMARRLFLEAGFYEPIAKAVAMMIDANNTKGEGMQFLDLGCGEGYYSRKIACHYKHSEKIALHGIDIAKFAVAAAAKKQPEAQFVVASSNRLPYIDQCFDFILRVFAPSADDELKRVLKASGYLLIVTPGPRHLWQLKKSIYTEVKEHSSESLVLQGFDQLVTQRISYKITPNAQQRMALLQMTPFAWRANASVQQALSAISELEIETDFILTLFAKTVDIETT, from the coding sequence GTGCAACAAGTAATAGAAGTGCCAAATACCCTGTATCTCTGTCCGGTTTGTAGAGAGCCACTGCAACTAAATCAATCAGGTAAAAACTATGCCTGTCAGAATCGACATAGCTTTGATCTGGCCAAAGAAGGTTATCTGAATCTGTTACCTGTACAAGATAAACATTCTAAAGAGCCTGGCGATAGCAAGGAAATGATGATGGCCAGACGTCTGTTTTTAGAGGCAGGGTTTTATGAACCGATAGCTAAAGCAGTGGCTATGATGATTGATGCCAACAACACAAAAGGCGAGGGTATGCAGTTTTTGGATTTGGGTTGTGGTGAAGGGTATTACAGTCGGAAAATTGCCTGCCATTATAAACACAGTGAAAAGATTGCTTTACATGGTATTGATATTGCCAAGTTTGCCGTAGCCGCCGCTGCTAAAAAACAGCCTGAAGCACAATTTGTCGTTGCCAGTTCAAACCGACTACCCTATATAGATCAGTGTTTTGATTTTATCTTGAGGGTATTTGCGCCATCAGCTGATGACGAGCTTAAGCGGGTGCTAAAAGCTTCCGGGTATTTGCTTATTGTCACACCTGGCCCTCGTCATTTATGGCAGTTAAAAAAATCTATCTATACAGAGGTAAAAGAACATTCCTCAGAAAGTTTGGTTTTACAAGGTTTTGATCAATTGGTCACACAGAGGATTAGTTACAAGATTACCCCAAATGCTCAGCAAAGAATGGCTCTATTACAAATGACACCTTTTGCATGGCGAGCTAATGCAAGTGTTCAGCAAGCCTTAAGCGCCATTTCAGAACTGGAAATTGAAACCGACTTTATATTGACGTTGTTTGCAAAAACAGTAGATATTGAAACCACTTAA
- a CDS encoding CDP-alcohol phosphatidyltransferase family protein, with amino-acid sequence MNSKLFTAQSRLTLPNLLTGFRFVAAPGLLLLAWYGYGIAFMVLLAIAFLTDLLDGLAARLTGQVSQFGATLDSWADVITYLTIAVCCWWLWPEIVRRELVFVCLIVASCLLPAIAGFSKFGRFTSYHTWGVKIAVASMGLSLYVLFLGGPAWPFRLAAVICILAAIEEIVLTLLLSEPESNVRSVRDVLKRSVRNSR; translated from the coding sequence ATGAACAGTAAACTGTTTACAGCGCAGTCGAGGTTAACCTTGCCTAATTTGCTGACAGGATTTCGTTTTGTAGCTGCTCCCGGCTTGTTGCTGCTGGCATGGTACGGTTATGGCATTGCTTTTATGGTGCTATTGGCGATTGCTTTTTTAACTGATTTATTGGATGGTCTGGCCGCGAGGTTGACAGGGCAAGTGTCCCAGTTTGGTGCTACCTTGGATAGCTGGGCGGATGTCATTACCTATCTAACGATTGCTGTTTGTTGCTGGTGGTTATGGCCGGAGATCGTTCGTAGAGAGCTGGTTTTTGTCTGCTTGATTGTCGCCAGTTGCTTGTTACCGGCCATTGCAGGTTTTAGCAAGTTTGGGCGCTTTACTAGTTACCATACTTGGGGAGTCAAGATTGCAGTCGCCTCTATGGGTCTATCATTGTACGTGTTGTTTCTCGGTGGTCCGGCATGGCCATTTCGATTAGCCGCTGTTATCTGTATACTTGCCGCTATTGAAGAAATCGTACTTACCTTACTTTTGTCCGAACCCGAGTCAAATGTGCGCTCAGTCCGGGATGTATTAAAGCGTTCTGTACGAAATAGTCGCTAA
- a CDS encoding endonuclease/exonuclease/phosphatase family protein produces MKKKELKVLTYNIHKGFNVGNRGFVLHQIREALVAADADLLFLQEMQGEHRRHKKNIEHWPDQSQIEFIAEGVWPHFAYGKNAIYNAGHHGNALLSKYPFESWENINVSPFPWASRSLLHGIIRLPESSQDIHIVCIHFGLMGKERRLQIGKLCDRIDSHVPHDAPLIVAGDFNDWRGQAGRLFHDHLDLNEIFLQTHGHHARTFPVWLPFFQMDRIYYRGLIPVSCDRLTHSPWHMLSDHAPLAASFAL; encoded by the coding sequence ATGAAAAAGAAAGAATTGAAGGTACTTACTTATAACATTCATAAAGGCTTTAATGTCGGCAACAGGGGCTTTGTCTTACATCAGATTCGTGAAGCGTTGGTCGCTGCGGATGCCGATTTGTTGTTTTTACAAGAGATGCAAGGCGAGCATCGTCGTCATAAAAAAAATATCGAACATTGGCCTGATCAGTCACAAATTGAGTTTATTGCTGAAGGCGTTTGGCCGCATTTTGCCTATGGAAAAAATGCAATTTATAATGCCGGCCATCATGGTAATGCGCTTTTAAGCAAATACCCTTTTGAGAGCTGGGAAAATATCAATGTATCCCCCTTTCCCTGGGCCAGCCGTAGTCTTCTGCATGGTATTATCCGCCTACCTGAGAGCAGCCAGGATATCCATATTGTGTGTATTCATTTTGGTTTGATGGGTAAAGAGCGTCGCCTGCAAATAGGAAAATTGTGTGATCGTATTGACAGTCATGTGCCGCATGACGCACCATTAATTGTCGCGGGTGACTTTAACGATTGGCGGGGACAAGCCGGGCGACTTTTTCACGATCATCTGGATTTAAATGAGATTTTTTTACAAACTCATGGACACCATGCCCGTACCTTTCCGGTTTGGTTGCCTTTTTTTCAGATGGATCGTATTTATTATCGTGGCCTAATTCCGGTGTCGTGTGACCGGTTGACTCATTCACCTTGGCACATGCTTTCCGATCATGCACCACTTGCCGCCTCATTTGCTTTATGA
- a CDS encoding CDP-archaeol synthase, with protein MPLQSLCWYCLFQALVLLLVANGAPVIASRVLGNRLAMPIDNGLYLGDGQRLLGITKTWRGFFSAIFITTVIAILCGLEPLTGVLFGMLSMLGDMLASFVKRRLGKVESSQARGFDTIPETLLPLYLLKEPLGLDFIDITLVVVLFFLCEEFFSPILYRLHIRNKPY; from the coding sequence ATGCCTTTGCAGTCACTGTGTTGGTATTGCCTTTTTCAGGCTTTGGTTTTGCTTCTTGTCGCTAATGGTGCGCCAGTTATTGCCAGTAGAGTTCTGGGTAACCGCTTGGCAATGCCAATAGATAACGGGCTTTATTTAGGTGATGGTCAGCGTTTGTTAGGCATTACTAAAACTTGGCGAGGTTTTTTTTCAGCCATTTTTATTACGACTGTTATAGCAATTTTATGTGGGCTTGAACCTTTAACGGGGGTATTGTTTGGTATGCTTTCAATGCTGGGTGATATGCTGGCCAGCTTTGTTAAGCGCCGACTTGGTAAGGTTGAAAGTAGTCAGGCGCGAGGGTTTGATACGATACCGGAGACATTGTTGCCGTTATATCTGTTAAAAGAACCGTTAGGGTTGGATTTTATTGATATTACCTTGGTTGTCGTGCTTTTTTTTCTGTGTGAGGAATTTTTTTCACCCATTCTTTACCGGTTACATATTCGTAATAAGCCCTATTAA